A section of the Cutibacterium granulosum genome encodes:
- a CDS encoding bifunctional riboflavin kinase/FAD synthetase, whose translation MGGCHHRMTGVSVPEESPTVVIGNFDGVHRGHQALVQQAKKLDPDGHVVVVTFWPHPLTVLAPDQAPALLCPLERRIDWLTEAGASEVRVVNFTPEIAKWSPADFVERMITPLQPEHVLVGQNFRFGRHAVGTPQALSEIGHGRFEVHAMDLVAMSGVTVSSTRVREMVAAGDVAEAAKLLGRSFEVGGVVVMGDQRGRELGFPTANLVLPEGRAVPADGVYAGWLEPSSGPDAGRRLPAAISVGTNPTFDGLERRVETYVIDRDDLELYGVDVTVTFAEHLRGQVKFDGVEPLIAQMTDDVDAARKILA comes from the coding sequence ATGGGCGGTTGTCACCATAGAATGACGGGCGTGTCTGTTCCCGAAGAATCGCCAACCGTCGTCATCGGAAACTTTGATGGTGTGCACCGTGGCCACCAGGCCCTCGTCCAGCAAGCCAAGAAGCTTGATCCGGACGGTCATGTCGTCGTCGTCACCTTCTGGCCCCATCCACTGACCGTCCTGGCCCCTGACCAGGCCCCAGCCCTGCTGTGCCCGTTGGAACGACGCATTGACTGGCTGACGGAGGCCGGTGCCAGCGAGGTGCGCGTGGTCAATTTCACCCCGGAGATCGCGAAGTGGTCCCCGGCGGACTTCGTCGAGCGGATGATCACCCCTCTGCAGCCCGAGCACGTCCTGGTGGGCCAGAACTTCCGCTTCGGGCGTCACGCCGTGGGCACCCCGCAGGCCCTATCCGAGATTGGCCATGGCCGCTTCGAGGTTCATGCCATGGATCTCGTCGCCATGTCCGGTGTCACGGTGTCGTCGACCCGGGTTCGCGAGATGGTGGCAGCCGGTGATGTCGCTGAGGCCGCCAAGCTGCTCGGGCGCTCCTTCGAGGTCGGCGGTGTCGTCGTCATGGGGGACCAGCGCGGACGCGAACTGGGATTTCCGACGGCCAACCTCGTCCTGCCGGAAGGACGTGCCGTTCCTGCCGACGGGGTGTACGCCGGATGGTTGGAACCCAGTAGTGGTCCGGACGCCGGTCGCCGACTTCCCGCTGCGATATCGGTGGGGACCAACCCGACCTTCGACGGTCTCGAGCGCCGAGTCGAGACCTACGTCATCGATCGCGATGATCTCGAACTCTACGGGGTCGACGTCACGGTCACCTTTGCCGAGCACCTGCGTGGGCAGGTCAAGTTCGACGGCGTCGAGCCGCTGATCGCGCAGATGACCGACGACGTCGACGCGGCCCGCAAGATCCTGGCCTGA
- a CDS encoding GNAT family N-acetyltransferase, with the protein MADSHTCPANPAHTASVRLALPTEATAIAEIQQRAWTDDPDLAVLTNEVSGTDAATAWSEAIMRPPMADFRVLVAVEPDEDGAAVVRGFAAIGPSEDADAEHTDALVAEFAVDPRHRGQGHGSRLLNAVVDTLRADRFTRATWWVRAGDDATRRFLTEAGWGADGAHRETGTEDDRIRIKEVRLHTGIGTD; encoded by the coding sequence ATGGCTGACTCCCACACCTGCCCTGCCAACCCGGCACACACCGCCTCGGTGCGACTGGCCCTGCCCACCGAGGCGACGGCGATCGCCGAGATCCAGCAGCGCGCCTGGACCGACGACCCCGACCTGGCCGTCCTGACGAACGAGGTGAGCGGCACCGACGCCGCGACCGCGTGGTCGGAGGCGATCATGCGCCCACCGATGGCCGATTTCCGGGTGTTGGTGGCCGTGGAACCCGACGAGGACGGCGCGGCAGTGGTGCGCGGTTTCGCGGCAATCGGTCCAAGTGAGGATGCCGACGCCGAGCACACCGACGCGCTGGTCGCAGAGTTCGCCGTCGACCCCCGGCACCGTGGTCAGGGGCATGGGTCCAGGCTGCTCAACGCCGTCGTCGACACCCTGCGAGCCGACCGCTTCACCCGGGCGACGTGGTGGGTACGCGCTGGCGACGACGCCACCCGCCGATTCCTCACCGAAGCTGGCTGGGGTGCCGACGGCGCGCACCGCGAGACCGGCACCGAGGATGATCGGATACGCATCAAGGAGGTCCGGCTGCACACCGGGATCGGTACGGACTGA
- a CDS encoding glycine betaine ABC transporter substrate-binding protein, which yields MIRRKVIAVTSILAMGALALSGCDASNSGNGESGSSDTSPNNVNTKWADCTPGEGSKDTTSMKADGKKNITIGAFNGWDESFATAGIMKNVLEKDGYKVTIKGFDAGPGYAGLVAGDIDLITDGWLPLTHADYVKRYGDKMENLGCWYDNAKLTIAVNKDSKAKTIGDLKSMGDDYGNTLYGIEAGAGLTKVTQQSAIPKYGLKNLNFKISSTPAMLSQLKKATAANRDIAVTLWRPHWAYGAFPVRDLEDPKNAMGDAEVIYSFARPGFEKDFPKAAQLMRNMAFDDKTLSDLEDTMFSADKYGGKNQEKAVAEWTSHNEAWVDKLKSGELTEK from the coding sequence ATGATTCGACGCAAGGTCATCGCCGTGACCTCCATCCTGGCGATGGGGGCCCTGGCCCTGTCCGGTTGCGATGCCTCCAACAGTGGAAACGGAGAGTCCGGCAGCTCTGACACGAGTCCCAACAACGTCAACACGAAGTGGGCCGACTGCACCCCGGGCGAGGGGTCGAAGGACACGACGTCCATGAAGGCCGATGGCAAGAAGAACATCACGATTGGCGCCTTCAACGGCTGGGATGAGTCCTTCGCCACCGCCGGGATCATGAAGAACGTCCTGGAGAAGGACGGTTACAAGGTGACGATCAAGGGCTTCGACGCCGGCCCAGGCTATGCTGGACTTGTCGCCGGGGACATCGACCTCATCACCGACGGTTGGCTTCCCCTGACCCACGCCGACTACGTCAAGCGCTACGGCGACAAGATGGAGAACCTTGGCTGTTGGTACGACAACGCCAAACTCACCATCGCCGTCAACAAGGACTCCAAGGCGAAGACCATCGGCGACCTGAAGTCGATGGGCGACGACTATGGCAACACCCTCTATGGCATTGAGGCGGGTGCTGGACTGACCAAGGTGACCCAGCAGTCTGCAATTCCGAAGTACGGTTTGAAGAACCTCAACTTCAAGATCTCGTCGACACCGGCGATGTTGTCCCAGCTGAAGAAGGCCACTGCCGCCAACCGTGACATCGCGGTGACGCTGTGGCGTCCGCACTGGGCCTACGGCGCCTTCCCGGTCCGCGACCTCGAGGACCCCAAGAACGCCATGGGTGACGCCGAGGTGATCTACAGCTTCGCTCGTCCGGGCTTCGAGAAGGACTTCCCGAAGGCCGCTCAGCTGATGCGCAACATGGCTTTCGACGACAAGACGCTTTCCGATCTTGAGGACACCATGTTCTCCGCGGACAAGTACGGTGGCAAGAACCAGGAGAAGGCCGTGGCGGAGTGGACCTCGCACAACGAGGCGTGGGTCGACAAGCTCAAGTCCGGTGAACTCACCGAGAAATGA
- the rpsO gene encoding 30S ribosomal protein S15, with amino-acid sequence MDAATKKHIIEEYATHPGDTGSPDVQIALLTRRIAELTEHLKSHKQDHHSRRGLMLMVGQRRRLLNYVAKNDIEHYRELIARLGLRR; translated from the coding sequence ATGGATGCTGCCACGAAGAAGCACATCATCGAGGAATACGCGACTCACCCCGGCGACACTGGTTCCCCGGACGTCCAGATCGCGCTGCTGACGCGCCGCATCGCCGAGCTCACCGAGCACCTCAAGTCGCACAAGCAGGACCACCACTCCCGTCGTGGCCTCATGCTCATGGTCGGCCAGCGTCGCCGCCTGCTCAACTACGTCGCCAAGAACGATATCGAGCACTACCGTGAACTCATCGCCCGTCTGGGCCTGCGCCGCTGA
- a CDS encoding polyribonucleotide nucleotidyltransferase has product MEGPGLEFSEAIIDNGAFGKHVVRFEAGLLAQQADGSAAVYLDGDTMLLSTTTAAKTPRDSIDFFPLTVDVEERMYAAGRIPGSFFRREGRPSENAILACRLIDRPIRPSFVKGLRNEVQVVVTVLALNPEVYYDVVAINAASMSTQIAGLPFSGPIGGVRMALIGDQWVCFPNVEQRKESTFDMVVAGRVLADGDVAIMMVEAESTPATWDLVRGGRTAPTEEVVATGLEAAKPFIKVLCDAQLALAAKLPKETYDFPIFKDYEDDVYAAVEKLGADELARIEQIAAKLERQDAESALKARIKAELAEKFPERENEISGAFKALMKKIVRKRVLDEGVRIDGRGPRDIRTLSADAGIIPRVHGSALFQRGETQILGVSTLNMLDMEQKLDTLSPQTTRRYMHNYNMPPYSTGETGRVGSPKRREVGHGNLAERALIPVLPTREEFPYAIRQVSEAIGSNGSTSMGSVCASTLALLNAGVPLRASVAGIAMGLMSETDENGETKYLALTDILGAEDALGDMDFKVAGTSEFVTALQLDTKLDGIPADVLAGALRQAKEARTTILGVMNEVIDVPDEMAPTAPRIITVHIPVAKIGEVIGPKGKMINQIQEDTGANISIEDDGTIFIGADNGDAAEAARSTINAIANPQMPEVGERYLGTVVKTTSFGAFISLLPGKDGLLHISKMRELNDGKRVEAVDDVVSVGQKLQVEIAEIDDRGKLSLVVASDDDEDDED; this is encoded by the coding sequence ATGGAGGGACCCGGTCTCGAGTTCTCCGAGGCAATCATCGACAACGGTGCTTTCGGCAAGCACGTCGTCCGTTTCGAAGCCGGTCTGCTCGCTCAGCAGGCCGATGGTTCGGCTGCCGTCTACCTGGACGGCGACACCATGTTGCTGTCCACGACGACGGCTGCCAAGACCCCACGCGACTCCATCGACTTCTTCCCGCTGACGGTTGACGTCGAGGAGCGCATGTACGCCGCCGGGCGCATTCCCGGCTCGTTCTTCCGCCGTGAGGGACGCCCATCGGAGAACGCCATCCTGGCCTGCCGTCTCATCGACCGGCCGATTCGCCCGTCGTTCGTCAAGGGGCTGCGCAACGAGGTGCAGGTCGTCGTCACCGTCCTGGCCCTCAACCCCGAGGTCTACTACGACGTCGTCGCCATCAATGCCGCGTCGATGTCCACCCAGATCGCCGGTCTGCCGTTCTCCGGCCCGATCGGTGGCGTGCGCATGGCCCTCATCGGCGACCAGTGGGTCTGCTTCCCCAACGTCGAGCAGCGCAAGGAGTCCACCTTCGACATGGTGGTCGCCGGGCGTGTGCTGGCCGACGGTGACGTCGCCATCATGATGGTCGAGGCCGAGTCCACCCCCGCCACCTGGGATCTGGTGCGCGGTGGACGTACCGCCCCCACCGAGGAGGTCGTCGCCACCGGCCTGGAGGCCGCCAAGCCGTTCATCAAGGTGCTCTGCGATGCCCAGCTGGCCCTGGCAGCCAAGCTGCCCAAGGAGACCTACGACTTCCCGATCTTCAAGGACTACGAGGACGACGTCTACGCTGCCGTCGAGAAGCTCGGTGCCGACGAGCTGGCCCGCATCGAGCAGATCGCTGCCAAGCTGGAGCGCCAGGACGCCGAGTCCGCCCTCAAGGCTCGCATCAAGGCCGAGCTGGCCGAGAAGTTCCCCGAGCGTGAGAACGAGATCTCCGGTGCCTTCAAGGCCCTCATGAAGAAGATCGTGCGCAAGCGCGTCCTTGACGAAGGGGTGCGCATCGACGGTCGCGGCCCCCGTGACATCCGTACCCTGTCCGCCGACGCCGGAATCATCCCCCGGGTGCACGGATCGGCCCTGTTCCAGCGTGGTGAGACCCAGATTCTGGGCGTCAGCACGCTCAACATGCTCGACATGGAGCAGAAGCTCGACACCCTCTCGCCGCAGACCACCCGGCGCTACATGCACAACTACAACATGCCGCCGTACTCCACTGGTGAGACGGGCCGCGTCGGCTCCCCGAAGCGTCGCGAGGTGGGTCACGGGAACCTCGCCGAGCGTGCCCTCATCCCGGTGCTGCCCACTCGTGAGGAGTTCCCCTACGCAATCCGTCAGGTCTCGGAGGCCATCGGTTCCAATGGCTCCACCTCGATGGGTTCGGTGTGTGCCTCCACCCTGGCCCTGCTCAACGCCGGTGTGCCGCTGCGTGCCTCGGTGGCCGGTATCGCCATGGGACTCATGAGCGAGACCGACGAGAACGGCGAGACCAAGTACCTGGCCCTCACCGACATCCTCGGCGCCGAGGACGCCCTGGGTGACATGGACTTCAAGGTGGCCGGCACCAGCGAGTTCGTCACCGCCCTGCAGCTGGACACCAAGCTCGACGGCATCCCTGCCGACGTGCTGGCCGGGGCGCTGCGCCAGGCCAAGGAGGCTCGTACCACGATCCTCGGTGTGATGAACGAGGTCATTGACGTGCCCGACGAGATGGCCCCGACCGCCCCGCGTATCATCACCGTGCACATCCCGGTCGCCAAGATCGGCGAGGTCATTGGCCCCAAGGGCAAGATGATCAACCAGATCCAGGAGGACACCGGCGCCAACATCTCCATCGAGGACGACGGCACGATCTTCATCGGGGCCGACAACGGTGATGCCGCCGAGGCAGCCCGTTCGACGATCAATGCCATCGCCAACCCGCAGATGCCCGAGGTGGGGGAGCGCTACCTGGGCACGGTCGTCAAGACGACGAGCTTCGGCGCCTTCATCTCGTTGCTGCCCGGCAAGGACGGTCTGCTGCACATCTCGAAGATGCGCGAGCTCAACGATGGCAAGCGTGTCGAGGCCGTCGATGACGTCGTCTCGGTGGGGCAGAAGCTGCAGGTCGAGATCGCCGAGATCGACGATCGTGGCAAGCTCTCCCTCGTCGTCGCCTCCGATGACGACGAGGATGACGAGGACTGA
- the dapB gene encoding 4-hydroxy-tetrahydrodipicolinate reductase gives MIKVGVFGSAGRMGSQVVQAVTDADDMEFVGGVDDGDSRDALTGADVIVDFTRPDAVMDNLAWAIDHDINVVVGTTGFTEERYGQLRAHLAEHPHTGAVVAPNFGIGAVLMMHFAKQAARFYESAEIVELHHPNKVDAPSGTARTTAAQIAQARADAGLGPVPDATAQQEPGARGADIDGIHVHGVRLRGLVAHQEVLFGSEGETLTIRHDSLDRASFMPGVLVAVRAVQDRPGLTIGIEDLLHLD, from the coding sequence ATGATCAAGGTTGGAGTGTTCGGATCTGCTGGACGGATGGGTTCGCAGGTCGTGCAGGCCGTGACGGATGCCGACGACATGGAGTTCGTCGGCGGAGTCGACGACGGGGACTCGCGTGACGCCCTGACCGGAGCCGACGTCATCGTCGACTTCACCAGGCCCGATGCCGTCATGGACAATCTTGCCTGGGCCATCGACCACGACATCAACGTCGTCGTCGGCACCACCGGGTTCACCGAGGAACGCTACGGGCAGTTGCGCGCCCACCTGGCCGAGCACCCACACACCGGTGCGGTCGTCGCACCGAACTTTGGCATCGGCGCTGTTCTCATGATGCACTTCGCCAAACAGGCGGCACGGTTCTACGAGTCCGCCGAGATCGTCGAGCTGCATCATCCCAACAAGGTGGACGCCCCCTCCGGCACCGCCCGCACCACCGCCGCCCAGATTGCCCAGGCCCGGGCCGATGCCGGATTGGGCCCGGTTCCCGACGCCACCGCACAGCAGGAGCCCGGAGCTCGCGGAGCCGACATCGACGGCATCCATGTGCACGGGGTGCGGCTGCGCGGCCTGGTGGCCCATCAGGAGGTGCTCTTCGGATCGGAGGGTGAGACCCTCACCATCCGCCATGACTCGTTGGATCGCGCCTCGTTCATGCCCGGTGTCCTGGTGGCGGTGCGCGCCGTGCAGGATCGTCCCGGCCTGACCATCGGTATCGAGGACCTTCTCCATCTTGACTGA
- a CDS encoding pyruvate dehydrogenase, with protein sequence MNVAEQLVNQLLDAGVRRIYGIVGDSLNPVVDAVRKTGGSAKGGIDWVHVRHEEAAAFAAAAEAQLTGELAVCAGSCGPGNLHLINGLYDAQRSQAPVLAIASHIPSVQIGANYFQETHPDRLFLECSNYCELISTADQAPRVVNSAIRHAMANKSVSVVTLPGDITDQKATAPTPLYVPFRRPVLTPNPEDVEQLTKLLNDARKIAIFAGAGVEGAHDEVLALADKLKAPIGHSLRGKDFIQYDNPFDVGMTGLLGYGAAAEGMNDADVLILLGTDFPYNQFLPDTLTVQVENNPEKLGRRTDVSFPVCSDVKALIEAILPRLKEHDDKFLKQTVKRHAKIMKAPIGSYTRNVEKMKPIHPEYVAHILNEVADKDAIFTADTGMCNVWTARYIDPLGTRRLIGSFLHGSMANALPMALGAQASHPGRQVISVSGDGGLSMLLGELVTARMLNLPVKVIVFNNSTLGMVKLEMLVNGLPDFGTDVHDVNYAGIAEAAGFHSQRVDDPKQVRQALTDALEFDGPALVEVLTDPNALSLPPEIKGEQMIGFATAMSKVVLNRGAGEAVSMATSNMRNIPRF encoded by the coding sequence ATGAACGTTGCCGAACAACTCGTCAACCAGCTGCTGGATGCGGGAGTGCGCCGTATCTACGGCATCGTCGGGGACTCGCTCAATCCCGTCGTCGACGCCGTACGCAAGACCGGTGGATCCGCCAAGGGCGGTATCGACTGGGTGCACGTGCGCCACGAGGAGGCAGCCGCCTTCGCCGCTGCCGCCGAGGCCCAGCTCACTGGCGAGCTTGCCGTGTGCGCCGGTTCCTGCGGCCCGGGCAACCTCCACCTCATCAATGGTCTGTACGACGCCCAGCGCTCCCAGGCTCCGGTGCTGGCCATCGCCTCGCACATTCCCAGCGTCCAGATCGGTGCGAACTACTTCCAGGAGACCCACCCGGATCGCCTCTTCCTGGAGTGCTCGAACTACTGCGAGCTCATCTCCACCGCCGACCAGGCGCCGCGTGTCGTCAACAGTGCCATCCGGCACGCCATGGCCAACAAGTCCGTCTCGGTGGTCACCCTGCCCGGTGACATCACCGATCAGAAGGCCACCGCACCGACCCCGCTCTACGTGCCGTTTCGTCGTCCCGTCCTCACCCCCAATCCAGAGGACGTCGAGCAGCTGACCAAGCTCCTCAACGACGCCAGGAAGATTGCCATCTTCGCCGGCGCCGGTGTCGAGGGCGCCCACGACGAGGTCCTGGCGCTGGCCGACAAGCTCAAGGCCCCGATCGGTCACTCGCTGCGTGGCAAGGACTTCATCCAGTACGACAACCCGTTCGACGTGGGCATGACCGGTCTGCTCGGCTACGGTGCCGCCGCCGAGGGCATGAACGATGCCGACGTGCTCATCCTGCTGGGCACCGACTTCCCGTACAACCAGTTCCTGCCCGATACCCTCACCGTCCAGGTGGAGAACAACCCGGAGAAGCTCGGACGTCGCACCGACGTCTCCTTCCCGGTCTGCTCCGACGTCAAGGCCCTCATCGAGGCCATCCTGCCTCGACTCAAGGAGCATGACGACAAGTTCCTCAAGCAGACGGTCAAGCGCCACGCCAAGATCATGAAGGCCCCGATCGGCTCCTACACGCGCAACGTCGAGAAGATGAAGCCGATCCACCCCGAGTACGTCGCCCACATCCTCAACGAGGTGGCCGACAAGGATGCGATCTTCACCGCCGACACCGGTATGTGCAATGTGTGGACCGCTCGATACATCGATCCGCTGGGTACCCGCCGTCTCATCGGCTCGTTCCTGCACGGGTCGATGGCCAACGCCTTGCCGATGGCCCTGGGTGCCCAGGCCTCGCACCCGGGTCGTCAGGTGATCTCGGTCTCCGGCGATGGCGGGCTGTCCATGCTGCTCGGCGAGCTCGTCACTGCCCGTATGCTCAACCTGCCGGTCAAGGTCATCGTCTTCAACAACTCGACCCTCGGCATGGTCAAGCTGGAGATGCTCGTCAACGGCCTGCCAGACTTCGGCACCGACGTCCACGACGTCAACTACGCCGGAATCGCGGAGGCCGCCGGATTCCACTCCCAGCGAGTCGATGATCCCAAGCAGGTGCGTCAGGCCCTCACCGACGCCCTCGAGTTCGACGGACCGGCGCTGGTGGAGGTGCTCACCGACCCCAATGCCCTGTCGCTGCCCCCGGAGATCAAGGGTGAGCAGATGATCGGTTTCGCCACCGCCATGAGCAAGGTCGTCCTCAACCGTGGTGCTGGCGAGGCCGTGTCGATGGCCACCTCGAACATGCGCAACATTCCGCGGTTCTGA
- a CDS encoding ribonuclease J translates to MQFQGLKTPPALKPNVLRIIPLGGLGDVGRNMSCYEINGELLLIDCGVLFPEDDHPGVDLLLPHLDYLDDDKLSRVTALLLTHGHEDHIGAVPFLLKRRPDIPVYGSKLTLALVEAKLKEHRIRNYDLRVVREGDTAEIGEEFDVEFVAVNHSIPDALAVYVKTDAGSILNTGDFKMDQLPIDGRITDLRAFARLGEEGVDVFMVDSTNAEVPGFVRSERDLAPAIEQTFDQATQKLIVATFASHVHRVQQAVDAAVRHGRKICYVGRSMVRNMAIARDLGYLKVPDDSLIELRDLDKYPDDKVAIICTGSQGESLSALARIAHGEHRDISVGEGDVVLMASSLIPGNENAVTRVINGLMSHGATVVHKGNALVHVSGHAAQGELLYAYNVVRPRAVMPIHGEYRHLTANSRIAVSTGVQPEDAIVVTDGGVVDLDDGRASVVGKVDASYILVEGTGVSELTPDALADRKILGEEGFISVSAAINPTSASIVSGPDIKAKGFAEDDRGYDEIRDRLVSELESAMRGGMSDQHKLQQVARRTIGRWVAQTYRRRPMIVPAIIVV, encoded by the coding sequence GTGCAGTTTCAAGGACTCAAGACCCCACCCGCCCTCAAGCCCAATGTGCTACGCATCATCCCGTTGGGAGGGCTGGGCGACGTTGGCCGCAACATGTCCTGCTACGAGATCAACGGGGAACTGCTGCTCATCGACTGTGGCGTCCTGTTCCCCGAGGACGACCATCCCGGCGTCGATCTGCTCCTGCCGCACTTGGACTACCTCGACGACGACAAACTGTCGCGGGTCACGGCTCTGTTGCTGACCCACGGCCACGAGGACCACATCGGTGCGGTGCCGTTCCTGCTCAAGCGTCGTCCGGACATCCCGGTCTACGGATCCAAGCTCACCCTTGCCTTGGTGGAGGCCAAGCTCAAGGAGCACCGCATCCGCAACTACGACCTGCGTGTGGTGCGTGAGGGCGACACCGCCGAGATCGGCGAGGAGTTCGACGTCGAGTTCGTCGCCGTCAACCACTCCATCCCCGACGCGCTGGCCGTCTACGTCAAGACCGACGCCGGGTCGATCCTCAACACCGGCGACTTCAAGATGGACCAGCTGCCTATCGACGGGCGGATCACCGACCTGCGGGCCTTTGCCCGGCTCGGTGAGGAGGGTGTCGACGTCTTCATGGTCGACTCCACCAACGCCGAGGTGCCCGGATTCGTGCGTTCCGAGCGCGACCTCGCCCCGGCCATCGAGCAGACCTTCGACCAGGCCACCCAGAAACTCATCGTCGCCACCTTCGCCTCGCACGTCCACCGCGTCCAGCAGGCGGTCGACGCCGCCGTGCGGCACGGTCGCAAGATCTGCTACGTCGGGCGTTCCATGGTGCGCAACATGGCGATCGCCCGCGACCTGGGCTACCTCAAGGTGCCCGACGACTCACTCATCGAATTGCGTGATCTCGACAAGTATCCCGACGACAAGGTCGCCATCATCTGCACCGGTTCCCAGGGCGAGTCGCTGTCGGCCCTGGCCCGCATCGCCCACGGTGAGCACCGGGACATCTCGGTGGGGGAGGGTGACGTCGTGCTCATGGCGAGCTCGCTCATCCCCGGCAACGAGAACGCCGTCACCCGCGTCATCAACGGCCTCATGAGTCACGGTGCCACGGTGGTGCACAAGGGCAATGCGCTGGTTCACGTCTCCGGGCACGCCGCCCAGGGCGAGCTGCTCTACGCCTACAATGTTGTGCGACCGCGCGCCGTCATGCCTATTCACGGCGAGTACCGGCATCTCACGGCGAACTCCCGTATCGCGGTGTCCACCGGTGTGCAGCCCGAGGATGCCATCGTCGTCACCGATGGGGGTGTCGTCGACCTGGACGACGGCCGGGCCAGCGTCGTTGGCAAGGTGGACGCCTCCTACATCCTCGTCGAGGGGACTGGGGTGAGCGAACTCACCCCCGACGCCTTGGCCGATCGCAAGATCCTCGGTGAGGAGGGGTTCATCTCGGTGTCGGCCGCCATCAACCCCACGAGCGCGAGCATCGTGTCGGGGCCGGACATCAAGGCCAAGGGATTCGCCGAGGACGATCGTGGCTACGACGAGATCCGCGACCGGCTCGTGAGCGAGCTGGAGTCGGCGATGCGCGGCGGTATGAGCGACCAGCACAAGCTCCAGCAGGTCGCCCGACGCACCATCGGGCGCTGGGTGGCGCAGACCTACCGACGTCGCCCCATGATCGTGCCGGCCATCATCGTCGTGTGA
- a CDS encoding DUF2335 domain-containing protein, whose amino-acid sequence MGAGGQTPVPSDGRDAVPELHDATLVRALSFQGPLPPPEILAGYNDLDESYADRIFHMAEQSHEAEVEAARARTEYQRENTRLVRLGTQVGIWTHAAVTVTCLGLVIFAVVTGRWAVAGVSAVLPLAEAAVRLIQAVHDGDDN is encoded by the coding sequence TTGGGAGCAGGCGGGCAAACACCTGTACCGAGCGATGGACGAGATGCCGTCCCAGAGCTCCACGACGCCACCCTCGTCCGAGCACTGAGCTTCCAGGGTCCGCTTCCGCCACCTGAAATCCTGGCTGGCTACAACGATCTTGATGAAAGCTATGCTGACCGCATCTTCCACATGGCGGAGCAGTCCCATGAGGCCGAGGTCGAAGCCGCCAGAGCGCGCACGGAGTACCAGAGAGAGAATACGCGACTGGTGAGGTTGGGGACGCAGGTTGGCATCTGGACCCACGCTGCCGTCACCGTCACCTGTCTGGGGCTGGTCATTTTCGCAGTGGTGACGGGACGTTGGGCCGTTGCCGGTGTGAGTGCGGTCCTTCCGCTCGCTGAAGCTGCCGTCCGCCTCATCCAGGCTGTGCACGACGGTGACGACAACTAG
- a CDS encoding DUF2993 domain-containing protein: MTDHSRSSSFGGDDPTWSLGGAEDDVTATTQQASSWDPTAPTQPLGWDRDIPVSQPWGSGDDRSNASGHQRDGGYQFGEEYWDDTPTMILGQEPTMPDFSPAAHEAAPQMNARTSAPQAPVTPRKRRRRWLPRFIAILVVIVVVAGFVIGDATARARTEQRINQEVATQANIDPSQVSTSIGGWPFLAVMVTNTLTSLDITVPQATVTEGDKTLSLSNLSAHARDLRNVRDNDNATAGHVEMSGRIGYDELSRLAQSDVGFAEQGRVELHREMNVLGVDVPVVVSAQPGIDTQRQVVVFTDAHAKVANLSIPESLLDSVLDSMTQSAPLPELNGVDYTDLHADEDGLTIEMSGDNVRLADLRIR; this comes from the coding sequence TTGACTGATCACAGCCGGTCCAGCAGTTTCGGTGGCGACGATCCCACGTGGTCACTGGGGGGTGCTGAGGACGATGTCACGGCCACCACGCAGCAGGCCAGCTCGTGGGACCCGACCGCGCCCACCCAGCCCCTGGGCTGGGACCGCGACATACCGGTGAGCCAGCCATGGGGCAGTGGTGATGACCGTTCCAACGCCAGCGGCCACCAGCGCGACGGTGGGTACCAGTTCGGTGAGGAGTACTGGGACGACACCCCCACCATGATCCTTGGTCAGGAGCCCACCATGCCCGATTTCAGCCCTGCAGCCCATGAGGCCGCACCGCAGATGAATGCCCGCACATCAGCGCCCCAGGCCCCGGTCACGCCACGAAAGCGCCGCCGACGCTGGTTGCCCAGGTTCATCGCCATCCTTGTCGTGATCGTCGTGGTGGCTGGTTTCGTCATCGGTGACGCCACGGCACGTGCCAGAACCGAACAGCGCATCAACCAGGAGGTTGCCACCCAGGCCAACATCGACCCCTCCCAGGTGAGTACGAGTATCGGCGGATGGCCATTCCTGGCGGTCATGGTGACCAATACGCTCACGTCCCTTGACATCACCGTGCCACAGGCCACTGTGACCGAGGGAGACAAAACCCTCTCCCTCAGCAACCTCTCAGCTCATGCGCGTGACCTGCGCAATGTCCGGGACAACGACAATGCCACCGCTGGACACGTCGAGATGTCTGGTCGGATCGGCTACGACGAGCTGTCCCGACTTGCCCAGTCCGATGTGGGATTCGCCGAGCAGGGCCGTGTGGAACTGCACCGTGAGATGAATGTGCTGGGGGTGGACGTTCCGGTCGTCGTCAGCGCCCAGCCCGGTATCGACACGCAGCGGCAGGTGGTGGTCTTCACCGATGCCCACGCGAAGGTGGCGAACCTGTCGATTCCCGAGAGCCTGCTGGACTCCGTGTTGGACTCGATGACCCAGAGCGCTCCGTTGCCCGAGCTGAATGGCGTCGATTACACCGACCTGCATGCCGACGAGGACGGCCTCACCATCGAGATGTCCGGTGACAATGTGCGGTTGGCCGATCTCAGGATTCGCTGA